Genomic segment of Drosophila biarmipes strain raj3 chromosome 2L, RU_DBia_V1.1, whole genome shotgun sequence:
AGCAAGCATAAAACTAATCGGACTTCAAGCTTTTTCCACAGTTCGTAAAGCTCCCCTAAACATATAACGAGCCGCTCCGTCCAACCCGTACAGTAATCCCCTTGAAAGGAACCCAATCCCCTGTACTTACGGAACGAGTTCGTGCCCGAGCTGGAGGATCCCCTGCTGGGACACTGGCGGTGCTTCCATGGCATGATGCTCGTGACGCTCGAGTGGAGCTGGTGGTGCTTCTGTGGCGTCACCGAACCCGATCCGCCCACCACCCCGCCGCCCACCGCTGCACCACCCACATGGGCGTGATAGTggtgcggatgcggatgcgagTGGGtgtgcggatgcggatgcgtgTGTGGGTGGTGCAGCGATGTCTGCGACTCGCGTTCTTTGAGCCCATGTCCGATATCGCTGTCGAAGGAGGTGAGCGTGAACGTGGATGAGGCGGCCATGGGGCCACCACCCGAAACTGCACTCCCCGGCATTTTCTGATACGGCACACGGCAACCAccgctgccactgccgccACCGAGCCCATCGATGTTCACCAAATTGCCAAAGCTGCGACTATTAATTGGCAGCGTCCAGTCCATGCTGCTGGTGTGAAAGATTGCCGGCTGCTGGGGGGCATGGGCCACCGCCTGGTGTTGCTCTGTGgtctggtgttgctgctgcaactgcaactggtgctgctgctgctgcggctgcttcGGCTGTGGGAAGTTGAGCAGGGACTGGGAGAAGCAGCGACACCGCTGCTGCTCGAAGTGCGCCATTtgttgctggtggtgctgcttcTGCAGGTAGCGACTGTAGTGGGCCAAATGTCGGGCATAATCGCTGCTCGGCCCAATGGTGTTGTATTTCGAGGATGCAGTGCCGTTGCCGCCTGGCAGGAAGCACAGGCTGGGATCCGATTTCTTCGAGTGCGGCGAGAATATCTCGTCCTCCTCGTGGGCGGCAAaggggggcgggggcgggttGCTaatagtgggcgtggcacagcTGGGCAGCTTGTGCCTGtgattgtgggcgtggccgggtgGTTGACAAAGGTCCGGCTTCACctgattgttgttgttgttgttgtgggtAATGTTGCTGCTCGAAtggttgctgatgctgctgctgtgatTGCTGGTTGTGGTGCACTTGAGCAATGTGGCAGTGCACTCGTCCAGTGCCGACTTGGTGCATTCCTGCAGCAGATCGCTGCTGCACAGCTGCGACAAGTTATTATTGTTGCTGCCACTGTGCtgttgcaactgctgctgctgctgctgctgcaggtgcTGCAACAATCGCAGGCTGCGCATGCTGCCATTGCGTTTCAtcgacggcggcggcggcacgGGCGGTATGACATCCACATCCGACAAGCTGGGCGTGTCACTCTGGAAACAGGGAGAGAGAGGGAAGAGCAAGTGAGTATCAAGCTGTTGACAAACGGGAAATCGCATTAAATCAATATGGACATGAGCAGCTTCCGGCGGATGTAACCCCACAACGTGCCTTCCGAAAGGATTGGGAATAAGTTTTCTCGACAGCTATCAACACTAGTCGATGCCCTTTCGACCTGTGTGAATATAGGGAATAGGTTTTTCAATAAgattttacttcatttttttcttctttgagttgtaaaagtcaaaattcaatttaaaataaaattccatttTTATAGTGAGAACAGGGCTTTTATCCCTTATATTGCCAACTACGCTCGAGCATTAAAGTTCTTCCTTAGGGAGCATATAAAAGTCGGCTCTCAATACCGTAAAAACTTTCCGAGAAATATGCCACGCACTCCTTTTGACGTTACTTGGCGAAATTCGCCAGAAGGAGCCGGagatttacaaaaatggtGGCGAAGTGCCGGGGACTGAAGACGTTCCTTTGACCCCCTGgctacataaaatttaattatgccATAGACACCGGCTCAGACTGAAAGACTTCCACACACCCGCTCGCACACAGGGCGAGCTGGCCATAAAAGGCGTGCGAAAAAGGGCAAGAAAAAGGTTTATCCCCCGAAAACTCCCAAAGTTTCCCGAGTCGAGGCCATGCCAAGTGCCCTAATTGAATTTGCTACGGTCAGCATCAGCATCATCACCATCGCCATCATCGTCGCCATCGTCATAATCATCGACAGGAGATGCTTAGGGacttgaaattgaatttcagttACGGGAAATACATTTGCATTGATTTGCCTCCCCACCTTCTTTGCCTCGGCATTTTTTGGCTTGgcagaattatttttatgcgTCTGGGCGAAACGAAACGCATTgccattaataaaaatttcctTTGAATTTTGATTGCTTTATGCCCACTCCCGGAGAAATTCCTTTCACCCCGGCCCTCGGCTCGTTATTGTTGTCTGTGCTGTCTTtttgttgattatttttatttactttgtcTTGTCCTTTTCAATGGCGTTGTCGTGTCCTGTCGCACCCTGTCCGCTGCTTAAgtggaaattgaaattttcatattttcatttggtaatttatttattctttcgGCCCTCCGCCGGCGACAGCTCaaataatttatgcaaatatttagcGGTGGCGTGTGCTGCATATTTTAAGACAGGCCAATTTGTGGGCGTTCCTCTTTTTTGGTCTTTCACCATCTTGTGATGTTTTTGGTTTCGACATTTTCTGGGTTGAGGTTAATTGTTTTAAGTCAGACGCGTCAggaaaagaaaacatattttttatagttatatGAAAAATTACATATAGTAAAATATGAGAAGTACCAAAATTCTTCTCACGAAACATTAAAATGACCCTGATTGCTTTGTAAAATGTGGCTAATCTGTCTTTAATATGTGGCAGGACTTAAATGCCCCTTGCAAATGTTGCTTTCTTATTCATTTATTCCTCTAAAGCCCTCGTACTTTCTTCCATGAGTCTTTCTCTCGTTACTTACAGCTGCTGGTATGGCAAATCACTCTCTAATTAAGCCCGAGCTCTGAGCTTTCTCTTTTTTCCCGCCTTTTTAAGCCCTAACCAGCATACATAGAGCGAATAAATTCGCACAAATGTATGCAACAGTAAATGGTTATTTGGCGTTTATGCCGCAAATTTGACGACGAGTTTATGGGGTTGAAGAGGGCCTGGAAAGCATCGGGGGTATAAGGGGGGGGGGGAGGGCTTGGGGTCTTGTGGTGAACCGCATCTCGTTGCGTTTTTAAGCATTAAATTGCTTGATATATCGCCTTAGTTTTTCCTCGCGACTTTCCCGGATTTTCGCAGCCACTTTTTTGCATGGACATTTTTCTCGGATCCCCTTTCGCGCTTCTCGTCTTCGTGCTCTTTTGAGTTATGCTGCGCGTCTTTGTCtcgttttaaatttcataatgcacattttataataatttttcgtCTACTTTGCTGCAATTTCGTGCAATTTTTTACTATAATTTATGtagctgtgtgtgtgggtgtgggggTATGCACCCCTCTCTCAACTTTCTTGTTACAGTTACAACATTTTTGCGATGGGAAAACGGCGAAGGCACGGGGGTTGTGTGTCGGGCGTAATGTTGAGTTATGGCAGTTTTGTAGTTtgcgaaaaacttttttacgAACGTCTCTCGGTCTCACTTTTTCCCTGTGTTCGGGTATTTAGCTAAATGTTCGTAAAATTGAGTGTTGGTTATATTTTACCGGAACTTTGGCGGTCCCTGTGCTGGGAACGCCCCTCCTCGAAAATACAATCGCCTTTAATCGATTTGGCAAAAGCAATAAGcaaaaaacttttataaatactcaagtttgttttagtttttcccGAAGTCCGAGAACTCTCCCTGCCAATTTGTAATTATCCATCAGAGCTTTTAACTTTACGACTTTATCAAGGGCCATTTCGGCTTTCATTTTGGCCCTAAAAGCCAGCTggccaaaaaaggaaaacttaCCAATTATTAGGGCGGTAAACGTGGCATGTTTGGCCATAAAAACTGAGTgtagttttaatatatatattgcttTTGCGAAGACAtaaagtttttgtttctgGGTATAATTATTAAAGTGCGATGgggcgtatacttaatattaCTTCGACATGTGTTTATAAAGGAAATGTTCAATATTTAATCTTccaaatatgttattttttgaATGTTATGGTTTTATACAGCTTTGAGTAAGCACAGAATGTCCAATAAATGATTTTGggtattaaattaatttttttccagaACCTGCGAGTACCCCATAAATTTTTGTCCAGTTCCCGCTGCCAGTCAGTAATATATCAATCCATTCATCAATCGTTCCTCCCATTCCTTCAACTAGAAGTTGATAAATTTAAAGCCCAAGAGCGACTAGCAACTAAATGTAACGCATAGCGTaaataaaaacccaaaaactATGCTACTAAATTATGTTTGCCGTTTGAACAACGCAACGGAGACACAGAGTTGAAGGGCGAATAAGGGACCAAAATGCAGGGgctggaaaatgggaaagctCTTCCGGCAGTTAGGAGAGCACCCACGCATGCCACCAAATTGCAGCCACAATTTGCTGCAACAAACtcaactgaaaactgaaaaccgaAAGTGGAGCAGGCCCATGGAAAGGCATACATCAAATGTGTCAAAGAGATTTGCTATGCATGACAGGGGCCTGGGCCAGAGAACTCGCAAAAAATGGCAGGACCAACTTTGtctatttaaaaatggcaaGAACTCTGCGATACCGCGCTATCTgaacttaaaaatgtaaactaaAAATGGTTGAATGTATATAGGTATTTTCAATGTTCCCCAACGGgtttcaaaactaatttatgaaaattaaacaaacaattagccaaatctttttgtttcatttttggaatatataaaatggtttattttttatttcgttatCAGCAGCTGCCTAATTTTCTTAGGCttcgaaaaatatatactatctgattaattaaaaagtaatagaTATATAACGTGTTGAATTGCCTAATtccaaacaatttattttgtatagaACAACCTTTGTGTAAGTCTTAACTCagatcaatttaatttaacaccgttttcaattttataagtTACAATATTGGTTAAATGTTGTTCATGAAATTATGCGTAAACTCTTCAGGAAGAGGGTATGCAGTGGAGAATCTAAACACAACAAAAATCAGGAAAGCGTCTCCCAGTTTGAATGGTAGACACACCCAAGTGTAATTTAAGGGCAAAAGCGGGTGACAAGGGTTAATTGGAAGCttccaaaaaggaaaaaccatAGTGTGCCTTTACAGTGCGTTGCTTTATTTAACCGAAGCATATCCAAACTTCTTCAAGATACTCTACTGAGTGTGTGAGTGAGGATggtgttaaaaaaaagtattctgCCTGAAATGAGTAAGTCTATATGGGTTAGAAACAACGTCGTTTCCCTCATGGAATTGGGAGGTACATTTAAACAAGATTTGGGCTATATCAAATTGGTTTTCCTGATGAGGTTGAGGAACTCCTCCTTGCTAACCTCGCCATCGCCATTCAGGTCGGCCTCATCGATCATCTCCTGCAGTTCCTCGTCGGTGAGTTGCTCGCCCAGCTCCTTGGCCACGCGTTTTAGGTTGGCGAAGGAGATGCTCCCGGTGCGATCGTCATCGAAAAAGGAGAAGGCCTTCATCATGTCCTGGTTGGAGTCCTTCTCGGCCATTTTCTGACGCATCAGGTACAGGAAATCGTTAAAGGCAATCCTCCCCGTCTTGTCCTTGTCGATTTCGTCCATCAT
This window contains:
- the LOC108033755 gene encoding uncharacterized protein LOC108033755, translated to MASKRLGSMASSASVMQSTASISSRAKKAKKARLPTFDLSLNQKVDIKKAFDLFDTQCTGFIETKELRVAIRALGFEPKKEEIKRMMDEIDKDKTGRIAFNDFLYLMRQKMAEKDSNQDMMKAFSFFDDDRTGSISFANLKRVAKELGEQLTDEELQEMIDEADLNGDGEVSKEEFLNLIRKTNLI